The region TTAAAATCATCAATAACCATAAGTATTTCACCATCAAATTTACAAACAGTATTTATAAAATGAGAAATGTGCAGTTTATTAAACCTTGTTCCTTCACTTTTAATGTCAGTTATATCTGGCATTTTCTTATACAAGGACATAAAAAAATAGCTCCAAAAGTATTCCGGATCATTATCATCTTCATCTAACGACAACCAGGTTGTGATTAGTTTCCTTTTTTGCTTTCTGGGAAGCCATGAAGTCACAAGTGTTGTTTTACCATATCCAGCTGGAGCAATAACTAATGTAAGCCTATACTCAAAACATGTATCTAGTTTTTTAAGCAGCCTTGTTCTCTTAATCATTTTTGAACCTAAAACTGGAATATTAAATTTAGTTGCAATTAATTGACTTTCTTTATACATAAAAAATCTCTTTTCTACTATATCTCTTGTGATTAATTTTACTACAAAAATTATTTAGCGTAAATGTAAAGGTTTTTCTAAAATTAAAAACTAACAAAAGTATTAAATTTGCTTCTTATCAAATATTGTAATAGAACCTATAACGCAAGCTATTATTAGTGTACATGAAATAAAAATGACATATTTTAGCTCTGATACCTTTACAGAATTCGTAAGCAGTCCTACATTGTAAGATGTAAGAGAAAAAGGATTGAATTTTTGAAGTTTAGGAAACACATTAAGGAACATTAAAAATGCAGCAACTATTCCTGTTACAAAAAGGCACCCATAACCACTTTTTACAAGAACTCCTCCTAATAAAATTACTGCTAATAAAAGCACTCCGAAAAGCCATAAACAAAATATTGAAAACAACAAATTATTCATTTGATGATTTTTAAATAAATATGCTGTATATATAAAAGCCATTACAAAAGCCAAAGCATAACTTATCGTCCAAATAATTATCATAGCTGTAAACTTTGATAATATAACCGTACTTCTATTTAAGCCCTTAGTAAGCATATTTACTAAAGTCCCTTTAGACAGTTCACTTGTTAAAATCCCACTAAACACTAAAACAATAGAAATTAATCCCATTCCCGAAATATTTTTAAAAAACTGCTTCCAAGAATCAATTGCAGCTGGCTCTGGCATCGATATCTTCATTCCGTCCTTTTGTGCATAAGAAATAAGCTTTGGCATTAGTTTTGCTGCAAGAGGACTCATCATTCCGAATGCAAAAAAAACAGCTAGGATAATAAAAAATTTATATGTCCTCACACTTTCAAGAAGTTCTTTTTTTAAAAATGCAATATAATTTGTCATTTTACTACCTCCATGAACAAACTTTCTAGTGTTGGCTCCGTTAATTCAAATTTAACTGGCACAATTTGCTTTTTTGATAATAAGTCAATTATAAACTGACCACCATCTTTTATATCTGAAGCTTTAACTATAACCTCATATTCATCTTTTTTTAGCTGTACTTTTGAAGTTTTCAATTCTTCACATTCATAAAAATGAGCTGCATCTTCTTTACTTATAAAATCTATAATAAAAGAGTCTCTTCTGTAATGCTCTTTTATCTCAGATAAAGTACCTGAAAGTGCAATTTTCCCCTTATTTAAAATAGCAACATGATCACAAATGCGTTCAACATCAGAAAGAATATGTGTTGAAAATATAACCGTAGTTTTTCCCTTTACAGACAGTAAAATATCAAGAATTTCCTTTCTACCAATTGGATCAAGTGCCGAAGTTGGCTCGTCGCAAATTAGTAGTTTGGGCTCATTTAAAAGTGCCTGCGCAATTCCAAGCCTCTGCTTCATACCTCGAGAAAAACCTCCAATTTTTTTATTTACATTTGAAATTCCAACTAAAGAAAGGAGCTTTTCGCTTCTTTCTTTAATTTTATTTTTTGTAAGTCCAGTAATTTCACCACAAAGTTTAAGATACTCTGTAGGTTTCATATATCCATAAAATTCAGGAACATCTGGAAGATATCCTATATTACGATTAGTTTTAGTTTCTCCATAAGTTACCTTTTCACCGCACACATAAATATTTCCACTGTTAGGCTTTAATAGCCCAAGTACCATCTTCATTGTAGTTGTCTTTCCTGCTCCATTTTGTCCCATGAAACCAAATATTGAATGTTCTGGGATTACTAAATGTAAATCATTTATTACTGTATTGTTTCCAAAACTTTTATAAAGTCCATCAATCTCTAGAGCATTCATTAGTCATCACCTCTACCTATTGTAAAATAAACAATAGGACCTATAAATTCAAAAATCAGCACTACTATTATCCACATTATTTTATTTCCAAAGCGGTAATTAGGATGCCTTAATACATGAATAAGAGCTGTAACTGCCAGAACAATTTCTATAATAGCAAGTGGAATTAAAAAAGGTAAATACTCTGAAAATTCACTCATGTTTATGCCTCCTCGCAATTATTTTTTAGCTTTTCTACTATACTTTTAAAGCGAGAATTATCTTTAAGCACTGCAAAATTTGGATTACCTATTACGGAATTAAGCATGTTTTGTTTTATAGTTTTTTCATCAGTTACAGGCTTTATTCCAAGATCAAGCTGTAATAGCCAGTCATCTAATAAGTCAAAGAAATCATCTCCATGCAGCTTAATTGGATAAATATCGCCTATTGAGATTTCTGTGTATTTATTTAATATATCTAAAGCTCTATCCTGCTCTCCTAAGCTTGCATAACCTTGTGCTGCACATATATATACCTTTAACAAAAATGTTGGATGAAGTTTTTCCATATTAAAAGCTTTTGTAATTGTAAAAACTCTATGGAATATTTCTTCATATTTTTCTTTATCATCAATATAAAAAGTACTGTAGAGGCTAAATGCATCAATTAAACTCAAAATATACTGATACATACTAATTTGCAAGATTTCTTTGGCATTTTCATTTTTGCCAAGCATTTGATATGCCGTTGCTATTATGGTTTCATTAGGCATCATTATCCTATTGTTTGAATCATCTAATAGTTCAAGTGCACCTTTGGGATCAGCATTATATAAGCAGCATGCAGCTTCTAAATTCAATGCCTGTCTCGCTAATTCTACATCCTCACTTTCCAACTTTACTCTTATGAAAAGCTCCTTTGCCTCATCTAATAAAGCTATTTGCTCATCTCTATCTTTTAAAAGCAAACTATGATTGAGTAGAAGAATTCCCATTTGAAGCAGCAGTGGAAAACATGAATAATATTTTTTTATAATTTTATGGCAGTGTCCTTTAACCTCATCAAATGGTTTTTCCGCAAAATCTGCAGCTAGTTTATGATAAAGCCTTTTTATATCCTCTTTTGTCATTTGAGGTTCATATCCAATTAGCTCATCAACACTAATGTTAAAATATGCTGCAAGCTGTGGCAAAAAAACAATATCAGGGTAGCTTAAACCTGTCTCCCACTTTGAGACTGATGCCTTTGAGACACCTATATAATTTGCAAGTTCCTCCTGTGTTATTCCCTTTTCTCTTCTTTTATTTACAAGCACCTTTGCTAAATTTATTTCTTTCATAGGATCTCTCCTCCTTATAAAATATACCACTATGAAACTCGAGATTCATTTGTACCAAAATGCTATCTTTTAGATATTATAGTGCACATTAATTTCGATAGTTAAACTTGGTATATCTATATTGTATGCAAAAAAAATCAACCACTCAATGGACTTGTGGTTGATTTTAGTTAAAAAAGTCAACTAATAAGAAACAAAAAAGATAAATAAGACAGCATACGCTATCCTATTTATCTTTTTTAAAAATCGCCCTAATCATACCTATAATATCCTTAATAATTACTAGATACTCAGAAATATTATTCTTAGCTTCCACCGCAGATGCTGTTGCTTCCGTTACAACTTCAGTTACCAGCCTTGCATTTTCACCTATATCTGATATATTTTCACAAATTTCAGGAAGGCTATCAATAACCTCTGAGATATTTTTTTCGTTTTTATCAATAATTAAATTCACTTTTGAAACAGTTTGAGATAATTTATGAATAAGAATAATTAAATATATTAAAGCTACTGCAATTAGCATTCCAAGACAAATAAAACCTAAAGTTGATAATTTAATATACATAGCGCACCCCTATTTATCTTCAGAACTATCTCCTTGTAGATTTTCTTCATCATTAGAAGCCTCTTCCATTGAAGTTTCATCTTTTGCAGCTTTTGATTTCTTCTTTGCAAGGTATGTTGAAATCTTTTCTCTTGCTTCAGCAATATTTGATTTCAACTCATCGTTCTTATCTTTAATGTTATTTTTTACATTAACTGCATTTCCCTTGATTTTAGAATTTACCTCTGAAGTTTTTTCGGCTATTTCCTTACGTGCTTCTTTTCCAGACTTAGGAGCAAATAATAGTCCACTAGCTACTCCAGCTGCTATACCACTAAAAGTCCCTATGGCAATCTTTTTAGCTTCTTTTCTTTTTTGTTCTTTGATTTTCTTCATCTTTCTCTCGTGTAGTATTTCTCTTAGCATTTTAATCACCTCGTTTGTTAATATTAGAAAATTATATCATATTTCTAATTTGGTGTATTGTAAAAAATGGACAAAATTTAATAAAAAATTAATTTAGATGGAGAAATGCCAATAAATTCTTTAAAATCCTTATAAAAGTGAGATTGATCATAATAGCCACTCATTATAGCTAAGTCTGTCAAGTTAGCTTCCAAATTATTATAATAGCAAAAAAGAGTGTACTGAAACCTTATAATTCTACACATGAATTTTGGATTCATTCCAATCATAGCATCATATTTTCTAGAAAGTGTCCTTATGCTACAGTTGCTTATTTGTGCTAAATCTGATATACATATATTTCCTTTTCTTATATATATCTGTTCTACAGAATCAAATATATTTAGCCTTGAGTTTTTTATAATGTTGTATTCTTTAGAATTTAAAATTTCTTCATTTGCATAATTTTGCAAACTATTAATATCACTTTTCATTAATCTAGATGTGGAAAGTTTACTTAAATCATAAAACTTACTATCAAATGGAATAAACCTGTTTTTAATACTTTTAATAGGAATAGCTGAAAATGTAGAAAATCTTCCCGGAAGAAACTTTATTCCAAAAAACCTAGACGTCTTAGTAAATTTATACTTAAATGGCTTATCAAGAGGGCCTAATATGTATATGTTTTTCATATTATTAAGATCTACAATTACATTAATGCATGGATCTGGCATTAATATAATATCTGAGTCACTAAAATCATATGAAGAAAAATTCCAATAGCAGCATACAGTATCCGCCAATTCAGACGTTGCTAGTACCTCTTCATATTTAAATTTATCTTTGATTTTTTTGTTTTCTGCCAAAGGAACTTGCACTGAAAAATAATTATCCATAATGTGTTTCCTCCAACACAACTTATATTTTGTGGCTAATTCCACCATAAAAATTATTCAAAGTAAATCAAGAGTACATTGTTACTTTATTTTTGCTTTTCTTACTTGCATAAAGAGCCTTATCCGCAAACTCTAGTAATTCATCTACAGAATGAGTATCTTTAGGAAATCTAGAAACACCAATACTCACAGTACAACCGGCTAAAAACACTTCACCACTTAATCGAATCTCTTCTGCAATAGATACCAGTTTTTCATCTGAAATGTTTCTAAGTACAATCACAAATTCATCTCCGCCAAATCTAAATACAGATTTCTTTCCTGCAGCAGACTTCATTATTTCAGCGAGCCTCTTAAGTACTTTATCACCAGCCAAATGTCCGCACGTATCATTTAAACCCTTAAAATGATCAACATCTAGTAGAATAATTCCTAAACTCTCTAAACTACAAATATTTATTTCATGCCTAACATCACTCAAAAGATTATCAAAAGCTCGCCTATTAAGAGCTCCTGTTAATGAATCTATATTTGCAGCCTCTTCAAGTTCACTATATTCCTCTTCTAATCTTGCAATTGTATTATTATAAACCTTAACCATTTCATGAAACTCTTCTTTATAATTACTCGAATCAATTTTTTTGTACTTTCCATCCTTCAAAGAATTAAATGAAAAAATTAGCTGATCTAAAGGTTTAGTATAACGTCTTACTGTATACGCCCCAAGTAAAGTAATTAAAACGCCTAGTATAATTGACATTAACAGTGTCTCATAATTTACAATATTTCTACTTTTCATTACCTCTGCAGTTGGTGTACTAACAATCACACTCCAATTTAAATTTGGTATTTTACTATAGCCAATAAATTGATCCTTTCCCGAAAAATCTTTTTCAATTTTTGAACCTGATTTTCCATTTAACTTGCTAAAAATTACAGACTTCTTTCCAATCCTTTTTTTATCAGGATGATAGACAATATAACCCTTGCTATCGAGAATGGAAATATATCCATTTTTTCCAAACTTTTTATTATCAAACATTGATGCTAATGAAGTACCTTGTAATTTGACAGTCCCAACAACTACCCCATCAATTCTATTTTCATTTACAACTGGAACTGATATTGTAACTACTTTAGAGCCCCTTTGCGTTGTAAAAATATCACTTATATAGGTTTTACCAGTAATAGCTTTTTTAAAATAATCCCTGTAAGCTAAATTTGAAACCGTTGGATTATATTTATTACCAGATACATGTAAAATGTTTCCTTTTGAATCAAGAATAGTTATTACATCTATTTCAGGTGCAGTACTATTAAATTTATCTATAAGTTCCTGACTGTTTCTAACTTCATCATTTGCTGCAACTATCTTTAAGGAGTTTTCTATTTTGCGAAAGTTTTCTGAAAGCTGCATATTAATATTTTCTGATTCCCTTTCATTAATACTTAATAACAATGAATTATTATTAGAAACAAAAAATCTATTAAACACCCAAAATTGAATAATACAACAAAAAGCAACTACAGCGCCTAAAATCAATGTAAATTTATATAAAAATTTCATTTAATCAGCCCTATCTTTAGTTTTACTTTCTAATATAGATTTTATTATATCACAATACACATATGACTTACTAGATTAACTCTTATACATATGAATCATCACATTAATTATTAAATAATATATAAAAAAATAGGATCAAGAAAATTTATTTCTTAATCCTATTATATAAATATTTATAAATTTTATTTATCCATAGAAGCAATAATACTATCAGCAATATTGTCCATTGATTCAGCATCATCTTCCTTCATAGCTGAACTTACTGTAATATCGCTGTCCAAAATAGTCATTTCCTTCATTTCACCTAAAAGCTCATGCATTAACTTTCCAGACTGAGGTGCCCATGAACCATTTTCTATAAGTGCAAATGTACGTTTTTGAAGATTTAAAGCTTTCATATCCATTATATAATTAAGCATTGGTGGATAAATCTTCAGGTTATAAGTAACCGATGCAAGAACTATATGGCTGTATTTAAATGTTTCAGAAATCAAATATGAAACATTAGTCTTAGAAACATCATACATAACAACATTTGTCATTCCTTTTTTAACTAACCTTACTGCTAAATCACTGGCAGCAGCTTCTGTATCACCATACATTGTGGCATATACAATCATTACTCCCTTTTCTTCTGGTTCATAGCTGCTCCACTTATTATATTTATCCAGTAGATATCCAAAATTATTGCGCCATACCAAACCGTGCAGTGGGCAAATATATTTAATATCAAGAGTACCTGCTTTTTTCAAAAGAGCTTGAACATGAGGACCATACTTACCTACAATATTGGTATAATACCTTCTAGCTTCATCAATCCAATCACGATCAAAATTCACTTCATCATTAAATAGCTTTCCATCCAAAGCCCTAAATGAGCCAAAGGCATCAGCAGAAAATAATACACCATTAGTAGTATCATAAGAAACCATAGCTTCTGGCCAATGTACCATTGGAGCAGATACAAAAGCAATCACATGCTTACCAAAAGACATTGTGTCCCCCTCTTTAACTTTTATTACTTCTTCACCAATGTTGAACCCAAATTGATGCATGAACATAAATGCCTTTTCTGTGCACACAATTTTCACATTAGGATAGCGCAGTACAATTTCCTCAACGCATGCTGCATGATCCGGCTCAACATGATTTATTACCATATAATCTAGGGTTTTACCATCCAAAACTTTTTCAATATTTTCAATAAACTGACGGCAAATTGACCAATCTACTGTATCAAACAATACTGTTTTATCGTCTAAAAGTAAATATGAATTATATGAAACCCCATATGGAATAGGATGAATATTTTCAAATAGAGCAAGGCGGTGATCATTTCCACCAATCCAATAAAGATCTTCAGTTATTTTTCTAACACAATACATGACTAATCCTCCTTTACGCTAAAAGCATATTATTATACTTCTATGAACATGTCTTTTTCCTCACCACAAATAGGACAATTCCATTCTTCTGGTAAATTTTCAAAAAGTGTACCTTCAGCTATTTCTGCCTCTGGATCACCTATGCCAGGATCATATTCATAACCGCAGCCATTGCAAACATAATGTTTCCATGTTGGAACAACTTTCTTTGGAACTGCTCTCTTCATTTTTTTCATTGGAGGAGCCTCCTTCTTTGGCTGTCCATTATCAAGCGCCTCAGTTAAAAGTGGAAGTATATCTTTTAAATCACCAACAATTCCATAATCAGCATTTTTGAAAATTTTAGCATTAGGATTATTATTTATGGCGACAATAGTAGCTGCATTTTTTATTCCCTTTAAATGCTGTCCTGCACCAGAAATACCGCAGGCAATGTATAAATTTCCGTTGAATTTTTGGCCAGACATACCAACATAACGATTAAGTGGTACATATTTAAGAGTTTCAGCTACTGGACGTGAAGAACCTACAGCTGCACCAGCTTGAACTGCCAAAGCCTCTATAAGTTTCATATTCTCTTTTTCACCTATTCCAACACCAGCACTAACCACCCTTTCAGCTTTAGCTATAGGCGTGTCTATAGGTATCCCAACTGTAAAGTCATAACCATCTTTTTTTAGAGCTTCTACAAGTGAATCAACCTTTTCCTTAGAAGTTCCTTCCTTAAACATTACTTTCTTTCTATAACCCGTAGCAGGTTCTGCCTTATGGCTTCTATTAGAATTACTGCTCTTTGCCATCTTACCAATAATATGTGCAGCGATAACCACTCTCTGAATTTCATTAGTTCCTTCATATATTGTACAAATCTTAGCATCTCTATAAGCACGTTCAACTTCCATACCTTTTAAATATCCACTTCCTCCAAATATTTGGAGTGCATCATTTACAATTTCAAGGCAAACATCTGAAGCATACTGTTTTGCCATAGCAGCTTCCATGCTGTAACTTTCATGATTTGTTTTTAATTCTGCTGCACTATAAATGAGAAGTCTTGCTGCTCTAAGCTTTGTTGCCATATCCGCTAATTTAAAAGCAATGCTCTGCTGCTGACAGATAGGCTTTCCAAACTGAACTCTTTCCTTTGAATACTCTAGTGCATTTTCATAAGCACCTTGAGCAATTCCAAGTGCCTGAGATGCAATACCTATACGTCCTCCATCTAAAGTAGCCATAGCAATTTTAAAGCCCTGTCCTTCTTTTCCCAGTAAATTTTCCTTAGGTACTTTTACATTATTAAAAAT is a window of Clostridium pasteurianum DNA encoding:
- a CDS encoding ABC transporter permease, whose translation is MTNYIAFLKKELLESVRTYKFFIILAVFFAFGMMSPLAAKLMPKLISYAQKDGMKISMPEPAAIDSWKQFFKNISGMGLISIVLVFSGILTSELSKGTLVNMLTKGLNRSTVILSKFTAMIIIWTISYALAFVMAFIYTAYLFKNHQMNNLLFSIFCLWLFGVLLLAVILLGGVLVKSGYGCLFVTGIVAAFLMFLNVFPKLQKFNPFSLTSYNVGLLTNSVKVSELKYVIFISCTLIIACVIGSITIFDKKQI
- a CDS encoding ABC transporter ATP-binding protein; this translates as MNALEIDGLYKSFGNNTVINDLHLVIPEHSIFGFMGQNGAGKTTTMKMVLGLLKPNSGNIYVCGEKVTYGETKTNRNIGYLPDVPEFYGYMKPTEYLKLCGEITGLTKNKIKERSEKLLSLVGISNVNKKIGGFSRGMKQRLGIAQALLNEPKLLICDEPTSALDPIGRKEILDILLSVKGKTTVIFSTHILSDVERICDHVAILNKGKIALSGTLSEIKEHYRRDSFIIDFISKEDAAHFYECEELKTSKVQLKKDEYEVIVKASDIKDGGQFIIDLLSKKQIVPVKFELTEPTLESLFMEVVK
- a CDS encoding PLDc N-terminal domain-containing protein translates to MSEFSEYLPFLIPLAIIEIVLAVTALIHVLRHPNYRFGNKIMWIIVVLIFEFIGPIVYFTIGRGDD
- a CDS encoding helix-turn-helix domain-containing protein, giving the protein MKEINLAKVLVNKRREKGITQEELANYIGVSKASVSKWETGLSYPDIVFLPQLAAYFNISVDELIGYEPQMTKEDIKRLYHKLAADFAEKPFDEVKGHCHKIIKKYYSCFPLLLQMGILLLNHSLLLKDRDEQIALLDEAKELFIRVKLESEDVELARQALNLEAACCLYNADPKGALELLDDSNNRIMMPNETIIATAYQMLGKNENAKEILQISMYQYILSLIDAFSLYSTFYIDDKEKYEEIFHRVFTITKAFNMEKLHPTFLLKVYICAAQGYASLGEQDRALDILNKYTEISIGDIYPIKLHGDDFFDLLDDWLLQLDLGIKPVTDEKTIKQNMLNSVIGNPNFAVLKDNSRFKSIVEKLKNNCEEA
- a CDS encoding YtxH domain-containing protein, which translates into the protein MLREILHERKMKKIKEQKRKEAKKIAIGTFSGIAAGVASGLLFAPKSGKEARKEIAEKTSEVNSKIKGNAVNVKNNIKDKNDELKSNIAEAREKISTYLAKKKSKAAKDETSMEEASNDEENLQGDSSEDK
- a CDS encoding helix-turn-helix domain-containing protein, with protein sequence MDNYFSVQVPLAENKKIKDKFKYEEVLATSELADTVCCYWNFSSYDFSDSDIILMPDPCINVIVDLNNMKNIYILGPLDKPFKYKFTKTSRFFGIKFLPGRFSTFSAIPIKSIKNRFIPFDSKFYDLSKLSTSRLMKSDINSLQNYANEEILNSKEYNIIKNSRLNIFDSVEQIYIRKGNICISDLAQISNCSIRTLSRKYDAMIGMNPKFMCRIIRFQYTLFCYYNNLEANLTDLAIMSGYYDQSHFYKDFKEFIGISPSKLIFY
- a CDS encoding sensor domain-containing diguanylate cyclase, which gives rise to MKFLYKFTLILGAVVAFCCIIQFWVFNRFFVSNNNSLLLSINERESENINMQLSENFRKIENSLKIVAANDEVRNSQELIDKFNSTAPEIDVITILDSKGNILHVSGNKYNPTVSNLAYRDYFKKAITGKTYISDIFTTQRGSKVVTISVPVVNENRIDGVVVGTVKLQGTSLASMFDNKKFGKNGYISILDSKGYIVYHPDKKRIGKKSVIFSKLNGKSGSKIEKDFSGKDQFIGYSKIPNLNWSVIVSTPTAEVMKSRNIVNYETLLMSIILGVLITLLGAYTVRRYTKPLDQLIFSFNSLKDGKYKKIDSSNYKEEFHEMVKVYNNTIARLEEEYSELEEAANIDSLTGALNRRAFDNLLSDVRHEINICSLESLGIILLDVDHFKGLNDTCGHLAGDKVLKRLAEIMKSAAGKKSVFRFGGDEFVIVLRNISDEKLVSIAEEIRLSGEVFLAGCTVSIGVSRFPKDTHSVDELLEFADKALYASKKSKNKVTMYS
- a CDS encoding FprA family A-type flavoprotein; this translates as MYCVRKITEDLYWIGGNDHRLALFENIHPIPYGVSYNSYLLLDDKTVLFDTVDWSICRQFIENIEKVLDGKTLDYMVINHVEPDHAACVEEIVLRYPNVKIVCTEKAFMFMHQFGFNIGEEVIKVKEGDTMSFGKHVIAFVSAPMVHWPEAMVSYDTTNGVLFSADAFGSFRALDGKLFNDEVNFDRDWIDEARRYYTNIVGKYGPHVQALLKKAGTLDIKYICPLHGLVWRNNFGYLLDKYNKWSSYEPEEKGVMIVYATMYGDTEAAASDLAVRLVKKGMTNVVMYDVSKTNVSYLISETFKYSHIVLASVTYNLKIYPPMLNYIMDMKALNLQKRTFALIENGSWAPQSGKLMHELLGEMKEMTILDSDITVSSAMKEDDAESMDNIADSIIASMDK
- a CDS encoding acyl-CoA dehydrogenase family protein — encoded protein: MFFKTTEQHENLREKIRKFAEEEVKPIAFMLDQENKFPSEIVSKLADMDMMGIPYAKKYGGAGLDVISYAIAVEELSRVDGGTGVILSAHTSLGTYPIAAYGTEQQKQKYLVPLAKGEKLGAFGLTEENAGSDAGGTETTAVLEGDYYILNGEKIFITNGGEADIYVIFAVTTPNIGTHGISAFIVEKGFEGFTFGKHYDKMGIRSSATSELIFNNVKVPKENLLGKEGQGFKIAMATLDGGRIGIASQALGIAQGAYENALEYSKERVQFGKPICQQQSIAFKLADMATKLRAARLLIYSAAELKTNHESYSMEAAMAKQYASDVCLEIVNDALQIFGGSGYLKGMEVERAYRDAKICTIYEGTNEIQRVVIAAHIIGKMAKSSNSNRSHKAEPATGYRKKVMFKEGTSKEKVDSLVEALKKDGYDFTVGIPIDTPIAKAERVVSAGVGIGEKENMKLIEALAVQAGAAVGSSRPVAETLKYVPLNRYVGMSGQKFNGNLYIACGISGAGQHLKGIKNAATIVAINNNPNAKIFKNADYGIVGDLKDILPLLTEALDNGQPKKEAPPMKKMKRAVPKKVVPTWKHYVCNGCGYEYDPGIGDPEAEIAEGTLFENLPEEWNCPICGEEKDMFIEV